In Eubalaena glacialis isolate mEubGla1 chromosome 2, mEubGla1.1.hap2.+ XY, whole genome shotgun sequence, a single genomic region encodes these proteins:
- the LOC133085378 gene encoding cathepsin G-like: MQPLLLLVVLLLLPRARAGQIIGGQEARPHSHPYMAYVQIRTPRLKTCGGFLVREDFVVTAAHCLGSQISVILGAHNVSRLERTQQRIPVLRAIPHPRYNPQNHRNDIMLLQLRSRVRRNRAVRPVALPQTQNRLRPGTLCTVAGWGLVGLNTRTDTLQDVRIRVQRGEECRRRFMFYTGRTQICVGDPRERKSAFLGDSGGPLVCNNVAQGIVSYGNRIGTPPAVFTRISSFLPWIRRTMRRFKEWGLE; this comes from the exons ATGCAGCCACTCCTGCTCCTGGTGGTCCTTCTCCTGCTGCCCAGGGCTAGGGCAG GGCAGATCATCGGAGGCCAAGAGGCCAGGCCCCATTCCCACCCTTACATGGCATATGTTCAGATCCGAACTCCACGTCTGAAAACTTGTGGGGGGTTCCTGGTGCGAGAAGACTTTGTGGTGACAGCAGCTCACTGCTTGGGAAG CCAAATAAGTGTCATCCTGGGGGCCCACAACGTCAGTAGGTTGGAAAGGACTCAGCAGCGCATACCGGTGCTCAGagccatcccccaccccaggtaCAATCCGCAGAACCACCGGAATGACATCATGTTACTGCAG CTGAGGAGCAGAGTCAGACGTAATCGAGCTGTGAGGCCGGTGGCTCTGCCTCAGACCCAGAACAGGCTGCGTCCTGGGACCCTGTGCACCGTGGCCGGCTGGGGCCTTGTCGGCCTGAACACGAGAACAGACACTCTCCAGGATGTACGGATCAGAGTGCAGAGGGGTGAGGAGTGCAGGAGGCGCTTCATGTTCTACACTGGCCGAACACAGATTTGTGTGGGCGACCCAAGAGAGCGGAAATCCGCCTTCCTG GGGGACTCCGGGGGCCCCCTTGTGTGTAACAACGTGGCCCAGGGCATCGTCTCCTACGGAAACAGGATTGGGACTCCTCCAGCAGTCTTCACCAGGATTTCCAGCTTCCTGCCCTGGATACGGAGAACGATGAGACGCTTCAAAGAGTGGGGGCTGGAGTGA